One genomic region from Rhizomicrobium palustre encodes:
- a CDS encoding glycosyltransferase, whose product MNALEKFTFSANHRAADGPLRVVIIATSYNYIRDGVALTLNRLVSYLERHGVEVLIFAPVAKTPALKHAGTLIPVPSIPAPGRPEYRCAAPLPKSAREKIAAFKPHLMHIAMAPDLLGYSAIKLAKKLGIPLVASYHTRYETYLKHYPGSSIIEGLLKSYLKFAYGSAQEVYVPSPSMVDILRADGLRDNFKLWPRGVDTDLFHPNKRNSGFRERHGFGTDDFVVSFVSRLVREKELDSVIATAKALEEKAVPHEMLIVGDGPDREMMQSALPNAIFTGQLHGEALAEAYAAGDAFLFPSETETFGNVTLEAMASGLPALCADASGSRSLVLDGETGYLVAPRDVEGFADRLGGLAADTSLRTKMGRAARARAQNFSWDDCMGRMLSYYQAIAGERQA is encoded by the coding sequence GTGAACGCCTTAGAGAAATTCACCTTCAGCGCAAACCACCGCGCGGCCGATGGGCCTTTGCGCGTGGTGATCATTGCGACCTCTTACAATTACATTCGCGACGGCGTGGCGCTGACGCTGAACCGGCTGGTCAGCTATCTCGAGCGTCACGGCGTGGAGGTGCTGATCTTCGCCCCCGTGGCCAAGACTCCCGCTCTCAAACATGCCGGCACGCTGATCCCCGTCCCCTCGATCCCGGCGCCTGGCCGCCCCGAATATCGCTGCGCCGCGCCCTTGCCGAAATCGGCACGCGAGAAGATTGCCGCCTTCAAGCCGCATCTGATGCATATCGCCATGGCGCCCGACCTCCTTGGGTATAGCGCGATCAAGTTAGCCAAGAAGCTCGGTATTCCTTTGGTCGCGTCTTATCACACGCGCTACGAAACCTATCTCAAGCATTATCCCGGCTCGAGCATTATCGAAGGCCTGTTGAAGTCCTATCTGAAATTCGCCTATGGCTCGGCGCAGGAAGTCTATGTGCCCAGCCCCTCCATGGTGGATATTCTGCGGGCGGACGGTTTGCGCGATAATTTCAAGCTCTGGCCGCGCGGCGTCGATACAGACCTGTTCCATCCGAACAAGCGCAATAGCGGCTTCCGTGAACGCCATGGCTTTGGGACTGACGATTTCGTCGTCAGCTTCGTCTCCCGGCTTGTGCGCGAGAAGGAACTCGACAGCGTAATCGCCACAGCCAAGGCGCTGGAAGAAAAAGCGGTCCCCCATGAGATGCTGATCGTCGGCGACGGACCTGATCGCGAGATGATGCAAAGCGCGCTGCCGAACGCCATCTTCACCGGCCAGCTCCATGGCGAAGCCCTGGCGGAAGCCTATGCGGCGGGCGATGCCTTCCTTTTCCCGAGCGAGACAGAAACCTTTGGCAATGTCACGCTGGAAGCCATGGCCTCGGGCCTGCCTGCCCTTTGCGCCGATGCCAGCGGCAGCCGCTCGCTGGTACTTGATGGCGAAACGGGCTATCTCGTTGCGCCGCGCGACGTTGAAGGTTTCGCGGACCGGCTTGGCGGGCTTGCCGCCGACACTTCGCTGCGCACAAAAATGGGACGGGCTGCGCGCGCAAGAGCACAGAATTTTTCCTGGGATGATTGCATGGGACGTATGCTGAGCTATTACCAGGCGATTGCCGGTGAGAGGCAGGCATGA
- a CDS encoding DUF4833 domain-containing protein, whose amino-acid sequence MFKSLALALLLAVPAMAATSKSEVKELDKIPRLHPEYPLPAEPNQVFYIERSSNSNTVIYAANLDKDGKLQKDEPITAFWRWYNVDGHKKSLNFVERMMAYGIKSVKHDGPNGSYSFKVAAMPERTLYIGLDAKGTPEVFTKFGNRWATISYIYLEVVDKGLMPDVPSLDLFGIDRENGKALHEHITRQ is encoded by the coding sequence ATGTTTAAGTCTCTTGCGCTCGCCCTTCTTCTCGCCGTGCCCGCGATGGCCGCGACCAGCAAAAGCGAGGTCAAGGAACTCGACAAGATTCCGCGGCTGCATCCCGAATATCCCCTGCCCGCAGAGCCGAATCAGGTTTTCTACATCGAGCGCTCATCCAACTCGAACACGGTGATTTATGCTGCCAATCTCGACAAGGACGGCAAGCTTCAGAAGGATGAGCCGATCACCGCTTTCTGGCGCTGGTACAATGTCGATGGGCACAAGAAATCGCTGAACTTCGTCGAGCGCATGATGGCCTATGGAATCAAATCGGTGAAGCATGATGGGCCGAACGGCAGCTATAGCTTCAAGGTAGCCGCCATGCCCGAGCGCACGCTCTATATCGGGCTCGATGCCAAGGGGACGCCGGAAGTGTTCACCAAATTCGGCAATCGCTGGGCGACGATTTCCTATATCTACCTGGAAGTCGTCGATAAGGGCCTGATGCCCGATGTGCCCTCACTAGACCTTTTCGGCATCGATCGCGAAAACGGTAAGGCCTTGCACGAGCACATCACCCGGCAGTGA
- a CDS encoding SDR family NAD(P)-dependent oxidoreductase yields MTFASILITGASSGIGAALARHYAAPGKILNLWGRDGDRLAAVAEECRARGATVVTRAFDVTEYSKFVIALEEADAAHPLDLAIFNAGLGGSLPKDRVGQDARHAELMAGVNFTAPCIGANVVAGPMAARKKGHIVLVGSVAAAFPLPMAPLYSGSKAGLEMFAQALSLRLRRHGVAVTLVAPGFIDTPMSQSLNEPRPFLISADQAAAIIARRLAKGRRHIVLPWQFSMILGLSKLVPRAVVRAILSVF; encoded by the coding sequence ATGACTTTCGCTTCCATTCTCATCACGGGCGCCTCCAGCGGCATCGGTGCGGCGCTTGCCCGCCATTACGCAGCCCCCGGAAAAATCCTGAATCTCTGGGGTCGCGATGGCGATCGCCTCGCCGCTGTGGCCGAAGAATGTCGCGCGCGCGGCGCGACTGTGGTCACGCGCGCGTTTGATGTTACAGAATATTCCAAATTTGTGATCGCGCTCGAAGAGGCGGATGCGGCCCATCCTTTGGATCTTGCCATCTTCAATGCCGGTCTTGGCGGCAGCCTTCCTAAGGACCGAGTGGGCCAAGATGCGCGCCATGCCGAGCTGATGGCGGGGGTGAATTTCACTGCGCCCTGTATCGGCGCCAATGTCGTCGCCGGGCCCATGGCGGCGCGCAAAAAGGGCCACATCGTTCTCGTCGGTTCAGTAGCTGCCGCATTTCCCTTGCCCATGGCGCCGCTTTATTCAGGCTCTAAGGCGGGGCTTGAGATGTTTGCGCAAGCACTGTCACTGCGGCTTCGCCGCCACGGTGTTGCCGTAACGCTTGTTGCGCCGGGTTTTATCGATACGCCGATGAGCCAATCGCTTAATGAACCGCGTCCGTTCTTGATCAGTGCGGATCAGGCGGCAGCAATTATCGCGCGAAGATTGGCGAAAGGGCGCAGGCATATCGTCCTTCCTTGGCAATTTTCCATGATTTTGGGCTTGTCCAAGCTGGTTCCACGCGCTGTTGTGCGGGCAATCCTGTCAGTGTTCTAA
- a CDS encoding aminotransferase class I/II-fold pyridoxal phosphate-dependent enzyme, with protein sequence MASDFSLAGHIVRRARLAGSSVLENGNPFFAPLDRLQAEAKRDGGPFTSFANYDYLGISDHAAIRDAAHQALDRVGVGALGSRLVGGERLIHGTFEKALAEFVGSESALTLVSGYLTNLTTISHLLGKRDLIIYDELSHNSIMAGVGSCKATSVEFRHNDMEHLRHVLSEQRANHRNCLIVVESLYSMDGDIANLPEILKLKDEFQSWLLVDEAHSIGVLGKTGRGICEHFGEDPSRIDLIIGTLSKTFVSCGGFICAQKPVLEWMRFLLPGFVYSVGLPPVIAAAAGAALQVIKDEPQRVGKLRDNAVRFLTKAKEAGLSTGPAEGYAIVPIHFPDMKTTMMASDHLLKNGIYAPPIVQVGVPKGLPRIRFFISARHSFEEIDRTVETLRSFSASLSKSPAPELA encoded by the coding sequence ATGGCATCTGATTTCTCATTGGCGGGCCATATCGTCCGGCGGGCGCGGTTGGCCGGAAGTTCGGTTTTGGAGAATGGCAACCCCTTCTTCGCGCCGCTGGATCGTCTGCAAGCTGAAGCCAAGCGTGACGGTGGTCCGTTCACCAGTTTCGCGAACTACGACTATCTCGGGATTTCGGATCACGCAGCGATTCGCGACGCCGCGCATCAAGCGCTGGACCGCGTTGGCGTTGGTGCGCTGGGTTCACGTCTAGTGGGTGGTGAGCGCCTCATTCATGGCACCTTCGAAAAGGCCCTGGCGGAGTTCGTCGGCTCCGAATCCGCGCTCACTCTGGTGTCGGGTTATCTGACCAACCTCACCACGATTTCGCACCTGCTCGGCAAGCGCGACCTGATTATCTATGACGAGCTCAGCCATAACTCGATTATGGCGGGCGTCGGCTCCTGCAAGGCCACCTCGGTAGAATTCCGCCATAACGACATGGAGCATCTGCGCCACGTCTTGAGCGAGCAGCGCGCCAATCATCGCAACTGCCTGATCGTGGTGGAAAGCCTCTATTCGATGGATGGCGACATCGCCAACCTTCCGGAAATCCTGAAGCTTAAAGACGAATTCCAGTCCTGGCTTTTGGTGGACGAAGCCCATTCCATCGGCGTGCTCGGCAAGACCGGTCGCGGCATCTGCGAGCATTTCGGTGAGGATCCGAGCCGTATCGATCTGATCATCGGCACCTTGTCCAAGACCTTCGTCTCCTGCGGCGGCTTTATCTGCGCCCAGAAGCCAGTCCTGGAGTGGATGCGTTTCCTCCTGCCGGGCTTTGTCTATTCCGTGGGTCTGCCGCCTGTGATCGCTGCGGCCGCTGGTGCGGCGCTGCAGGTCATCAAGGATGAGCCTCAGCGTGTCGGCAAGCTGCGTGACAACGCGGTCCGATTCCTCACCAAGGCCAAGGAAGCCGGTCTCTCGACGGGCCCCGCCGAAGGCTATGCCATTGTGCCGATCCACTTCCCGGACATGAAGACGACCATGATGGCGTCGGATCATCTCCTCAAGAACGGCATCTATGCGCCGCCAATCGTGCAGGTGGGCGTACCCAAGGGCCTGCCGCGCATTCGCTTCTTCATCTCGGCGCGCCACAGCTTCGAAGAGATCGATCGTACGGTTGAAACGCTGCGCAGCTTCTCTGCGTCGCTCTCCAAATCGCCTGCGCCGGAACTGGCCTAA
- a CDS encoding glycosyltransferase — translation MKIVDISEFYSPTGGGVRQYVDQKFAAASRHGHSLSVIAPGTEDRIETRAGGKIIWIKTPQLPLDPNYRMFWGKEAVFAAIDAEKPDILEGSSPWRGGWLAAKWPGNAVKMLFMHADPVAVYPQTLLAGKLSPKNIDMLFGWYWAYLRNLNSHFDGCVVAGSWLAKRFQRYGLKNLHVAPFGVETSRFHPGLRDEALRTEMLAQCGLGPDAALVLNVGRHHPEKRVPTLIEIVKLAQKDHKIGFFVVGDGFIHNTIKAKADTVPNVHLAGWVKDRELVARMLASADVILHGSSAETYGFAVAEGLCCGTPVVVPDSGGAADLAAPAYAETYTPGEAEDGARALSKILIRDRAVLSRAAVTAAQERIGDLDGHFDKLFALFESQLTKPIRLREPVICEDAYVSPEHV, via the coding sequence ATGAAAATCGTCGACATCTCCGAATTCTACTCCCCAACCGGGGGCGGCGTGCGCCAGTATGTCGATCAGAAATTCGCCGCAGCTTCGCGCCATGGCCATAGCCTTTCGGTGATCGCTCCGGGCACGGAAGATCGCATCGAAACGCGCGCAGGCGGCAAGATCATCTGGATCAAGACCCCGCAGCTTCCGCTCGATCCCAATTACCGCATGTTCTGGGGCAAGGAGGCGGTGTTCGCCGCCATCGACGCGGAAAAGCCCGACATCCTGGAAGGCTCCTCGCCCTGGCGCGGCGGCTGGCTGGCGGCCAAATGGCCCGGCAATGCGGTGAAGATGCTGTTCATGCATGCTGACCCGGTGGCGGTCTATCCCCAAACGCTTTTGGCCGGAAAGCTCAGCCCGAAGAACATCGACATGCTGTTCGGCTGGTATTGGGCTTATTTGCGCAATCTCAACAGCCATTTCGATGGCTGCGTGGTGGCGGGTTCCTGGCTCGCCAAACGCTTCCAGCGCTACGGCCTGAAGAACCTGCATGTGGCTCCGTTTGGCGTGGAGACCAGCCGCTTTCATCCAGGCCTGCGCGATGAGGCCTTGCGCACCGAGATGCTGGCACAATGTGGCCTTGGCCCTGACGCCGCGCTGGTGCTGAATGTTGGCCGCCATCACCCCGAGAAGCGCGTTCCCACCCTGATCGAGATCGTGAAGCTGGCGCAAAAGGACCACAAAATCGGGTTCTTCGTGGTCGGCGACGGCTTCATTCACAACACGATCAAAGCAAAGGCCGATACGGTACCGAATGTGCATCTGGCCGGCTGGGTGAAGGATCGAGAGCTTGTCGCCCGCATGCTGGCCAGCGCAGATGTCATCCTGCATGGCTCCAGCGCGGAGACCTATGGTTTTGCGGTGGCCGAAGGGTTGTGCTGCGGCACGCCGGTGGTGGTGCCCGATAGCGGCGGCGCTGCTGATCTTGCCGCGCCTGCCTATGCCGAAACCTATACGCCGGGCGAAGCCGAAGATGGCGCACGGGCGCTTTCAAAAATTCTGATCCGAGACCGTGCTGTGCTCTCGCGCGCGGCAGTGACTGCCGCCCAGGAGCGGATCGGTGATTTGGATGGCCATTTCGACAAGCTGTTTGCCCTGTTCGAAAGCCAGCTCACCAAACCTATTCGCCTGCGTGAACCCGTGATTTGCGAGGATGCGTATGTTTCCCCGGAACATGTTTAA